In Acidobacteriota bacterium, a genomic segment contains:
- a CDS encoding lysophospholipid acyltransferase family protein, translating to MNATTTRTDDWRASRAKRWQVATIAAVGYPLAAALGRTFRWVVEGREHLAAVEAAGRPPIIAFWHGRILPGMVFFQRRGIVVMTSENFDGEWIARIIARFGYGTARGSTSRGGIRALIQMKRDMQRGSATAFTVDGPRGPAGRVQPGVVWLARATGSPIVPFHIEADRAWTAPSWDRTLVPKPFSRVAMVIAPPFVVPADFDDEGLEARRADLEAVLVSLGPAARALAGRADAD from the coding sequence GTGAACGCCACGACGACCCGGACCGACGACTGGCGCGCGTCGCGCGCGAAGCGCTGGCAGGTGGCCACCATCGCCGCCGTCGGCTATCCGCTGGCCGCGGCGCTCGGCCGGACGTTCAGGTGGGTCGTCGAGGGCCGTGAACACCTCGCGGCGGTCGAGGCCGCGGGGCGCCCACCCATCATCGCGTTCTGGCACGGCCGCATCCTGCCCGGGATGGTCTTCTTCCAGCGCCGCGGCATCGTCGTGATGACGAGCGAGAACTTCGACGGGGAGTGGATCGCGCGAATCATCGCGCGGTTCGGCTACGGCACCGCGCGCGGCTCGACGTCGCGCGGCGGCATCCGGGCGCTGATCCAGATGAAACGCGACATGCAGCGAGGTTCGGCCACGGCCTTCACCGTCGACGGCCCGCGGGGGCCGGCCGGCCGGGTCCAGCCCGGGGTCGTGTGGCTGGCCCGTGCCACGGGCAGCCCCATCGTGCCGTTCCACATCGAGGCCGACCGGGCGTGGACGGCCCCGAGCTGGGATCGCACGCTCGTGCCGAAGCCGTTCAGCCGCGTCGCGATGGTCATCGCACCGCCGTTCGTCGTGCCGGCCGACTTCGACGACGAGGGGCTCGAGGCGAGGCGGGCCGACCTCGAGGCAGTGCTCGTCAGCCTCGGGCCGGCCGCGAGGGCGCTCGCGGGACGTGCCGATGCCGATTGA
- a CDS encoding (Fe-S)-binding protein → MVEVLAFWVVFLAAVGWFGAQIATRVRLVKAAPDNFDLADLPGRVTRFVSEVVFQTKVIRAKPVVGFAHLFVFWGFVAFGGYTLVEMLRGLGLADLTGTTFFHYYKLALVPFCVAVLAGIVALLVRRGIVQPPELGATVSKESILIGFFIVTLMATFLLEFRLEGGLAGRVNWWIHMLVILAFLALIPNSKHLHLVVSPLTVFLKSPVLGTVPNLDFEKEQVGLETLRDLPSKQVLDAFTCVECGRCQENCPAYATGKALNPKQLILQGEDALLAGRLDAKLVDVFDEGVLWQCTTCGACENQCPVGVEHLPVIIGARRGLVSNGEAADYLGPVFTNLERRGNIWGLLYDQRQKFVQAAGLEIFDPTRHEYLVWLGCAGAFEADFQKSLRALFEILRSRGVTFGVLASERCTGDVAKRAGNEFMYQELATQNIDAFTTAGVKKIVTSCPHCLKTIGHDYRLFGFEADVIHSSVLVAGLTTDVRLPAAGEVTFHDPCYLGRYAGHHEEPRALLERVGAVVREPVRHRDNPFCCGAGGGLLFEEHEAGKRISQERFEQLQATGAGTVVMACPFCSIMLKGAQASANASTEMVDLMTYVDGRLKSAAPPVAGAGPTPQA, encoded by the coding sequence ATGGTCGAGGTTCTCGCGTTCTGGGTCGTCTTCCTCGCCGCCGTCGGCTGGTTCGGCGCGCAGATTGCGACGCGCGTCCGACTCGTCAAGGCGGCACCCGACAACTTCGACCTGGCCGATCTGCCCGGCCGCGTGACTCGCTTCGTCAGCGAGGTCGTCTTCCAGACGAAGGTCATCCGGGCCAAGCCGGTCGTGGGCTTCGCCCACCTCTTCGTCTTCTGGGGGTTCGTGGCCTTCGGCGGCTACACGCTCGTCGAGATGCTCCGCGGTCTCGGCCTCGCCGACCTGACGGGCACGACCTTCTTCCATTACTACAAGCTGGCGCTGGTGCCGTTCTGCGTCGCCGTGCTCGCCGGCATCGTCGCGCTGCTCGTTCGACGCGGGATCGTGCAGCCGCCGGAGCTCGGAGCCACCGTCTCGAAGGAGTCGATCCTCATTGGCTTCTTCATCGTCACGCTCATGGCCACCTTCCTGCTCGAGTTCCGCCTCGAGGGAGGGCTCGCCGGGCGCGTGAACTGGTGGATCCACATGCTGGTGATCCTCGCGTTCCTCGCGCTCATCCCGAACTCGAAGCACCTGCACCTGGTCGTCTCGCCGCTCACCGTGTTCCTCAAGTCGCCGGTGCTCGGCACCGTGCCCAACCTCGACTTCGAGAAGGAGCAGGTCGGGCTCGAGACGCTGAGGGATCTGCCATCGAAGCAGGTGCTCGACGCGTTCACCTGCGTCGAGTGCGGCCGGTGCCAGGAGAACTGCCCGGCGTACGCGACCGGCAAGGCGCTCAATCCGAAACAGCTGATCCTGCAGGGCGAGGACGCCCTGCTCGCCGGCCGGCTCGACGCGAAGCTCGTCGACGTCTTCGACGAGGGCGTGTTGTGGCAGTGCACCACCTGCGGTGCGTGCGAGAACCAGTGCCCGGTGGGCGTCGAGCACCTGCCGGTGATCATCGGGGCGCGGCGTGGCCTGGTGTCGAACGGCGAGGCCGCCGATTACCTGGGACCCGTCTTCACGAATCTCGAACGCCGCGGCAACATCTGGGGGCTGCTGTACGACCAGCGGCAGAAGTTCGTGCAGGCGGCCGGCCTCGAGATCTTCGATCCGACACGCCACGAGTACCTCGTCTGGCTCGGCTGCGCGGGGGCGTTCGAGGCCGATTTCCAGAAGTCGCTGCGCGCGCTCTTCGAGATCCTGCGCTCGAGGGGCGTGACCTTCGGCGTGCTCGCGAGCGAACGCTGCACCGGCGACGTCGCCAAGCGTGCGGGCAACGAGTTCATGTACCAGGAGCTCGCGACGCAGAACATCGACGCGTTCACGACGGCTGGCGTCAAGAAGATCGTCACCTCGTGTCCACACTGCCTCAAGACGATCGGCCACGACTACCGGCTGTTCGGGTTCGAGGCTGACGTCATCCACTCGTCGGTGCTCGTCGCCGGGCTGACGACCGACGTCCGTCTCCCGGCGGCCGGCGAGGTGACGTTCCACGACCCGTGTTATCTCGGGCGGTACGCCGGGCACCACGAGGAGCCGCGCGCGCTGCTCGAACGCGTGGGCGCCGTCGTTCGCGAGCCCGTGCGCCACCGCGACAACCCGTTCTGCTGCGGCGCGGGCGGCGGTCTGCTGTTCGAGGAACACGAAGCGGGCAAGCGCATCAGTCAGGAACGCTTCGAGCAGCTCCAGGCCACCGGGGCCGGCACCGTCGTGATGGCCTGCCCGTTCTGCTCGATCATGCTGAAGGGGGCGCAGGCCAGCGCCAACGCCTCGACGGAGATGGTCGACCTGATGACCTACGTCGATGGCCGCCTGAAATCCGCTGCGCCGCCCGTGGCTGGCGCGGGCCCGACGCCCCAGGCGTGA
- a CDS encoding electron transfer flavoprotein subunit alpha/FixB family protein, whose translation MILVIAEQREGKLNRASWESIVAAQGTGEPVKVAVVGADVATAAQELAAAAVTEVLAVQAPELAEYTADGVTHALVEVITAEQPSLVFIPHTYQARDFAPKLAARLDRGLITDVVSTKAHGSGLAFGRPMFQAKLHADVVAEGPAPHFVTFQIGAYKLDALQKGGEAAPVRVVPVSFAGVTVRQVPEAPFKEAKQAVDLTAAERIVSVGRGIKGPEHIELAKQLAEALSAELAASRPICDAGWLPMDRQVGSSGQTVAPKLYLALGISGAIQHVVGMKGTRTIVAINKDPEAPIFEVADFGIAADLFDVVPPMIEALKS comes from the coding sequence ATGATTCTCGTCATTGCGGAACAGCGTGAAGGCAAGCTGAACCGGGCCAGCTGGGAGTCGATCGTCGCCGCCCAGGGCACCGGAGAACCCGTGAAGGTCGCCGTCGTGGGAGCCGACGTCGCGACCGCCGCGCAGGAGCTCGCGGCGGCGGCGGTGACGGAGGTGCTCGCCGTGCAGGCGCCCGAGCTCGCCGAGTACACCGCCGACGGCGTCACCCACGCGCTCGTCGAGGTCATCACCGCCGAGCAGCCGTCGCTCGTCTTCATCCCGCACACGTACCAGGCACGCGATTTCGCGCCCAAGCTCGCCGCTCGGCTCGATCGCGGGCTCATCACCGACGTCGTCTCGACGAAGGCGCACGGCAGCGGTCTGGCGTTCGGCCGGCCGATGTTCCAGGCGAAGCTCCACGCCGACGTCGTGGCCGAGGGGCCGGCCCCGCACTTCGTCACGTTCCAGATCGGCGCCTACAAGCTCGACGCCCTCCAGAAGGGCGGGGAAGCGGCACCGGTGCGCGTCGTGCCCGTCAGTTTCGCCGGCGTGACCGTGCGCCAGGTACCGGAGGCGCCGTTCAAGGAGGCCAAGCAGGCCGTCGACCTGACGGCGGCCGAGCGCATCGTCTCGGTCGGACGCGGCATCAAGGGGCCGGAACACATCGAACTCGCCAAGCAGCTCGCCGAGGCGCTGAGCGCCGAGCTCGCCGCGTCGCGCCCCATCTGCGATGCCGGCTGGCTCCCGATGGATCGACAGGTGGGCAGCTCGGGCCAGACCGTCGCGCCGAAGCTGTACCTCGCGCTCGGCATCTCCGGCGCCATCCAGCACGTCGTCGGCATGAAGGGGACGCGTACCATCGTCGCCATCAACAAGGATCCCGAGGCGCCGATTTTCGAGGTCGCCGATTTCGGGATTGCCGCGGACCTCTTCGACGTCGTGCCGCCGATGATCGAGGCGCTGAAGTCGTAG
- a CDS encoding electron transfer flavoprotein subunit beta/FixA family protein: MKIAVCVKQVVTREWQLRVNDDKTWVRDQDASFEMNEPDAYALEEALRLKEQHGGEVIVVSAGPTRVAQVLREALARGADRAIHVEDDALATTDAFGVADALAAAIRDEQVDLVLAGLQSDDQGFAQVGVVLAEKLGLAHATIIMEVQVTDGRLRVKRELEGGWFQWVTLPLPALVTIQSGINQLRYATLKGIMAAKKKEIRRVEAPAGLVARQRIVNLSFPEKTKQTRMLGGTPAEAAKELVRVLREEARVF; encoded by the coding sequence ATGAAGATCGCTGTCTGCGTCAAGCAGGTCGTGACCCGCGAGTGGCAGCTGCGGGTCAACGACGACAAGACCTGGGTGCGCGACCAGGACGCCAGCTTCGAGATGAACGAGCCCGACGCGTATGCGCTCGAGGAGGCCCTGCGCCTCAAAGAGCAGCACGGCGGCGAGGTCATCGTCGTCTCGGCGGGCCCGACGCGCGTGGCCCAGGTGCTGCGCGAGGCGCTCGCCCGTGGAGCCGACCGCGCGATCCACGTGGAAGACGACGCGCTCGCCACCACCGACGCGTTCGGGGTGGCCGACGCCCTCGCCGCCGCCATCCGCGACGAGCAGGTCGACCTCGTGCTCGCCGGCCTGCAATCCGACGACCAGGGCTTCGCCCAGGTTGGCGTCGTGCTGGCGGAGAAGCTCGGTCTGGCTCACGCCACGATCATCATGGAAGTGCAGGTGACCGACGGCCGGCTGCGCGTGAAGCGCGAGCTCGAGGGCGGGTGGTTCCAGTGGGTGACCCTGCCCCTGCCTGCGCTCGTCACCATTCAGAGCGGGATCAACCAGCTGCGCTACGCCACGCTCAAGGGCATCATGGCGGCCAAGAAGAAGGAGATCCGCCGGGTGGAGGCGCCGGCGGGGCTCGTGGCGCGCCAGCGGATCGTCAATCTGAGTTTCCCGGAGAAGACGAAGCAGACCCGCATGCTGGGCGGCACGCCTGCCGAGGCCGCCAAGGAGCTCGTTCGGGTGCTTCGCGAAGAGGCCCGGGTTTTCTAG
- the fabF gene encoding beta-ketoacyl-ACP synthase II, with the protein MSRRVVVTGVGLVSSLGIGTEANWAALCAGRSGVGPITHFDSSGFSTRIAGEVKGFDPLQYVEKKDVKKVDVFIQYAIAASQFAVDDAALAITPDIATRVGVFIASGIGGFGTIEREHAAYLAGGPRKISPFFIPSAIINLAAGQVSIRFGAKGPNSATCTACSASAHAIGDAYEIIRRGDADVMIAGGSEAAITPMGVGGFAAMRALSTRNDEPERASRPFDRDRDGFIIGEGAGVLVLEEYERALARGASVYAEVVGYGMTSDAFHMTAQPEDADGAVRVIQMALAKAGVRPDQVDYINAHGTSTPLNDPTETMAIKRCFGDHAYRLAVSSTKSMHGHLLGAAGGLEAGIVALALRHQIAPPTINLDHPDDGCDLDYVPHAARSMAITYALSNSFGFGGTNAALLLRRFDGA; encoded by the coding sequence TTGAGCAGGCGAGTTGTCGTCACGGGCGTCGGGCTGGTCTCGTCGCTCGGGATTGGAACCGAGGCGAACTGGGCGGCGCTCTGCGCGGGCAGGAGTGGAGTCGGCCCGATCACGCACTTCGACTCGTCTGGTTTCTCGACGCGCATCGCGGGCGAAGTCAAGGGATTCGACCCCCTGCAGTACGTCGAGAAGAAGGACGTCAAGAAGGTCGACGTCTTCATCCAGTACGCCATCGCCGCCTCGCAGTTCGCGGTCGACGATGCCGCGCTGGCGATCACGCCCGACATCGCCACCCGCGTCGGCGTCTTCATCGCGTCGGGCATCGGCGGGTTCGGGACCATCGAGCGCGAGCACGCCGCGTATCTCGCCGGCGGTCCGCGGAAGATCTCGCCGTTCTTCATCCCTTCCGCCATCATCAACCTCGCCGCCGGCCAGGTCTCGATCCGGTTCGGCGCCAAGGGACCCAATTCGGCCACCTGCACGGCCTGCTCCGCCTCGGCCCACGCCATCGGCGATGCCTACGAGATCATCCGGCGAGGTGACGCCGACGTCATGATTGCCGGGGGCTCGGAGGCGGCCATCACGCCGATGGGCGTCGGGGGCTTCGCGGCCATGCGGGCGCTCTCGACCCGCAACGACGAGCCCGAGCGCGCGAGCCGGCCCTTCGACCGCGATCGCGACGGGTTCATCATCGGCGAGGGCGCCGGTGTCCTCGTGCTCGAGGAGTACGAGCGCGCCCTGGCGCGCGGCGCGAGCGTCTACGCCGAGGTCGTCGGGTACGGCATGACGTCGGATGCCTTCCACATGACCGCGCAGCCGGAAGACGCCGACGGCGCGGTGCGGGTGATCCAGATGGCGCTCGCCAAGGCCGGCGTCCGTCCGGACCAGGTCGACTACATCAACGCCCACGGCACGTCGACGCCCCTCAACGACCCCACCGAGACGATGGCGATCAAGCGGTGCTTCGGCGACCACGCCTACCGGCTCGCCGTGTCGTCGACCAAGTCGATGCACGGACACCTGCTCGGCGCAGCGGGCGGACTCGAGGCCGGCATCGTCGCGCTCGCGCTCCGGCATCAGATCGCGCCGCCCACCATCAATCTCGACCACCCGGACGACGGCTGCGACCTCGACTACGTGCCCCACGCGGCCCGGTCCATGGCCATCACCTACGCCCTGTCGAACTCGTTCGGGTTCGGTGGGACCAACGCCGCGCTGCTGCTCCGGCGGTTCGACGGCGCGTGA